In the genome of Coraliomargarita sinensis, one region contains:
- a CDS encoding beta-N-acetylhexosaminidase has product MDFLFPPRTFERLEGNCVWGAHERELVGNSDIPAQGYRLRVQTDVIHLEASDKMGLFYGRQLLGELKEQHPDGELPCCRIEDWPDFKNRGYMLDISRDRVPTMEHLFHLVDQLVRLRYNQLQLYTEHTFAYKEHKTVWAHASPMTASEIRELDQYCRDRHIELVPNQNSFGHMERWLAHDAYRHLAECPEGFRHPISGAWRPQGSVIKPDAQSLEFLDGLYRELLPNFSSRKFNIGGDEPWELGWGASADAVKAQGKHKVYADFLGRVCELATEHGSEPMCWSDVLLEEPSFIERLPESVCPVIWGYEVGHPFEQQCTVLAELGHNFYVAPGDSTWTSYTGRLPTMLTNVQSAARIGKKYGAAGLLMTHWGDNGHPQTWPVSLPGLVWAGLQSWNGQIGEESLEKNLRHILGDQDGAFVETLLESGKVDERLGVHLVNKSFLADANLMTSAERDRLKLQPEASALRRFKRDCETWLESLTSTELDARDAAQLVEELELVLRLNLFAVSRCLKESEVAPEALRESYARCWHSRSRPGGLGDSLEKIFGFTH; this is encoded by the coding sequence ATGGACTTTCTCTTCCCCCCGCGAACATTTGAGCGATTAGAAGGGAATTGTGTGTGGGGCGCTCATGAGCGTGAACTCGTTGGCAATTCGGATATACCGGCGCAAGGCTATCGCCTGAGAGTCCAAACGGATGTGATCCATTTGGAAGCATCCGACAAAATGGGATTATTCTACGGGCGCCAGCTTCTCGGCGAATTAAAGGAACAACATCCCGACGGGGAGCTGCCCTGCTGCCGCATCGAGGACTGGCCGGATTTCAAGAACCGCGGCTACATGCTCGATATCTCCCGCGACCGGGTGCCGACAATGGAGCACCTTTTTCATCTGGTCGATCAACTGGTCAGGCTGCGCTACAATCAGCTACAGCTCTACACCGAGCACACCTTTGCCTATAAGGAGCATAAGACGGTGTGGGCCCATGCCTCGCCCATGACCGCTTCGGAAATCCGTGAACTGGATCAGTACTGTCGGGATCGTCACATCGAGCTGGTTCCGAACCAGAATTCATTTGGACACATGGAGCGTTGGCTGGCGCATGATGCTTACAGGCATTTGGCGGAGTGCCCCGAAGGTTTCCGGCACCCCATCTCCGGGGCGTGGCGGCCGCAGGGGAGTGTGATTAAGCCGGATGCGCAAAGTCTCGAATTTTTGGACGGGCTCTATCGCGAGCTACTGCCAAACTTCAGCAGTCGCAAATTCAATATTGGCGGCGACGAACCCTGGGAATTGGGGTGGGGGGCAAGTGCCGATGCCGTAAAAGCCCAAGGGAAGCATAAGGTCTACGCGGACTTTCTCGGCCGGGTTTGTGAACTTGCGACTGAGCATGGCAGCGAGCCCATGTGCTGGTCGGACGTTTTGCTGGAGGAACCTTCATTCATCGAGCGACTGCCCGAATCGGTTTGCCCGGTTATCTGGGGTTATGAAGTGGGCCATCCCTTTGAGCAACAATGTACCGTCCTCGCGGAACTCGGGCATAACTTCTATGTCGCCCCCGGTGACTCCACGTGGACCAGTTATACCGGGCGGTTACCCACGATGCTGACCAATGTTCAATCAGCGGCCCGGATAGGTAAAAAGTACGGCGCGGCCGGACTCTTGATGACCCACTGGGGCGATAACGGCCACCCGCAAACTTGGCCGGTCAGCTTGCCGGGCCTGGTTTGGGCCGGCCTGCAGAGCTGGAATGGTCAGATCGGAGAAGAAAGCCTGGAGAAGAACCTGAGACATATCTTAGGCGATCAGGACGGGGCCTTTGTTGAAACACTCCTCGAATCGGGAAAAGTGGATGAGCGGCTCGGCGTTCACTTGGTCAACAAGAGCTTTCTCGCCGATGCAAATTTAATGACAAGCGCGGAGCGTGATCGGTTGAAGTTGCAGCCGGAGGCGTCCGCTCTTCGCCGTTTCAAGCGCGACTGCGAGACTTGGCTTGAAAGCTTAACCAGCACGGAGCTTGACGCTCGTGATGCGGCTCAGCTCGTCGAGGAACTCGAGCTCGTCCTCCGCTTGAACCTTTTCGCGGTGTCTCGCTGCCTCAAGGAATCGGAGGTCGCGCCAGAGGCGCTACGTGAGTCATATGCCCGCTGCTGGCATTCCCGAAGCCGGCCCGGCGGGCTGGGGGACAGTCTCGAGAAAATCTTTGGTTTCACCCACTAA
- the mgtE gene encoding magnesium transporter, with amino-acid sequence MAEQTTEDNARIRQLIESGQLKALASELDNLINPEVAELILQMDKPHQILVYRALPRSRAADVFAYLEQEQQDEILEALTDADTRHLLANLSPDDRTAMLEELPATVQRRLMQLLTPEDLAEARQLLGYPEESVGRLMTPDYIRIRAEWTCDQAISHIRKYGRDSEIFNILYVTDQNGLLIDILRVRRLIMADPSTVIKDMLNYNFISISAYEDREVAVEMIKRYDINALPVVDSDGVIIGIVTVDDIMDVAEEEATEDIQLGAAVAPLESRYSSTGSFELFRKRIVWLLVLIFVNLISAAVISSYEDYLLEFITLALFMPLVIASGGNSGAQSATLMVRAMATGDLNSNDWLKALIKEISVGVLLGLAMGVIAYFVGALYGRDGSIALIIGLSMVSIVLVANSFGALLPFLLQRVKIDPAVASSPLITSVMDVLGLLIYFSIAVLILAPAV; translated from the coding sequence ATGGCCGAACAAACCACAGAGGATAATGCCAGAATCCGTCAGCTGATTGAGTCGGGACAGCTGAAGGCGCTGGCCTCTGAGCTGGATAACCTGATCAACCCGGAGGTGGCGGAGCTAATACTGCAAATGGATAAGCCGCACCAGATTCTGGTCTATCGGGCACTGCCACGCTCCCGGGCGGCCGATGTCTTCGCCTATCTGGAACAGGAGCAACAGGATGAGATCCTTGAGGCTTTGACGGACGCGGATACCCGGCACCTTTTGGCCAATCTCAGCCCGGACGACCGGACCGCGATGCTGGAAGAACTGCCGGCGACCGTGCAGCGCCGGCTCATGCAACTGCTCACGCCTGAAGATTTGGCGGAAGCGCGTCAATTGCTGGGCTATCCTGAAGAAAGTGTCGGTCGGTTGATGACCCCGGACTATATCCGTATCCGAGCCGAGTGGACCTGTGATCAGGCAATCTCTCACATTCGAAAATACGGTCGTGACAGTGAGATTTTCAACATCCTCTACGTGACGGACCAGAATGGACTGCTCATCGATATATTGCGAGTGAGGCGTCTCATCATGGCAGATCCCTCGACCGTGATTAAGGATATGCTGAATTATAACTTCATCAGCATATCCGCCTATGAAGACCGCGAGGTGGCGGTCGAGATGATCAAGCGTTATGATATCAACGCGTTACCCGTGGTGGATTCCGACGGAGTGATTATCGGCATTGTCACCGTCGACGACATTATGGACGTGGCTGAAGAAGAGGCGACCGAGGATATCCAACTCGGTGCCGCCGTGGCGCCCCTTGAATCCCGTTACAGCTCGACCGGTTCGTTTGAGCTTTTCCGAAAACGTATCGTCTGGTTGCTGGTTTTGATTTTCGTCAACCTCATCTCGGCGGCCGTGATTTCGAGCTACGAGGACTATCTGCTCGAGTTCATTACACTGGCGCTCTTCATGCCTCTGGTCATTGCCAGTGGGGGGAACAGCGGCGCGCAGTCGGCCACACTGATGGTACGTGCCATGGCCACGGGCGATTTGAATTCCAACGACTGGCTCAAGGCATTGATCAAAGAGATCTCGGTTGGTGTTTTGTTGGGACTGGCGATGGGGGTCATCGCTTATTTTGTCGGGGCGCTCTACGGACGTGACGGAAGTATCGCGCTCATTATCGGGTTGAGCATGGTTTCCATTGTACTGGTGGCGAATTCCTTCGGTGCACTGCTGCCTTTTCTCCTCCAGCGGGTCAAGATCGACCCGGCGGTCGCCAGTAGTCCTCTAATCACCTCAGTCATGGACGTGCTCGGACTCCTGATTTATTTTTCCATCGCGGTGCTGATACTGGCGCCGGCTGTTTGA
- a CDS encoding SDR family NAD(P)-dependent oxidoreductase: MTSSSLNNRSIVIIGGTTGLGLSAAKAFLREGASVIAVGRNPESVAHANEAFEAISPDQGKALAGDAIHPQTAKAAIQTCLDNFDSFHGLYHVAGGSGRRFGDGPLHEITEEGIDKTLNLNLKSLILSNRAAVQAFLKRDTAGTVLNMGSVLGYSPSPRYFSTHVYAAAKAAIIGFTKSTAAYYADKNIRLNVIAPALVETPMAQRAAQDETIQAFVKSKQPLDGGRIGSPEDLDGLATYLLSEESRFVTGQVIAVDGGWTVSEGQY, encoded by the coding sequence ATGACGTCTTCGTCCTTAAATAACCGATCCATTGTCATTATCGGGGGTACTACCGGGCTGGGCCTTTCCGCGGCCAAGGCCTTTCTCCGCGAAGGGGCGAGCGTTATCGCCGTCGGCCGCAACCCGGAAAGCGTGGCCCATGCCAACGAAGCATTCGAAGCCATCTCCCCCGATCAGGGCAAGGCGCTAGCCGGGGATGCCATTCACCCTCAAACGGCAAAAGCCGCCATTCAGACCTGCCTGGACAATTTCGACAGTTTTCACGGGCTCTATCATGTCGCCGGTGGCAGCGGTCGACGTTTCGGCGACGGCCCCCTGCACGAGATCACCGAAGAAGGGATCGATAAAACGCTGAACCTGAATCTGAAGTCACTCATTCTCAGCAACAGGGCGGCCGTGCAGGCTTTCCTGAAGCGAGACACCGCCGGGACAGTTCTCAATATGGGTTCCGTCCTCGGCTACTCCCCGTCGCCACGTTACTTTTCCACTCATGTTTACGCGGCAGCGAAGGCTGCCATCATCGGCTTCACCAAATCCACTGCCGCTTATTATGCGGACAAAAACATCCGCCTGAATGTGATTGCTCCGGCTTTGGTTGAAACACCCATGGCTCAACGGGCCGCTCAGGACGAAACGATTCAGGCTTTTGTCAAGTCGAAGCAACCCTTGGACGGAGGCCGTATCGGTTCTCCCGAAGACCTTGACGGCTTGGCGACCTATCTGCTCTCAGAAGAAAGCCGCTTCGTCACGGGACAAGTGATCGCGGTTGACGGGGGATGGACTGTTTCCGAAGGGCAATACTAA
- a CDS encoding dihydrolipoyl dehydrogenase family protein has translation MKKEHFDYIVIGGGSGGYAAARTAREVFDRVAIVDGAQELGGLCILKGCMPSKTLIYSTEVLHLAQQGRKFGLNIPEAKADMPVLHERKIATIDEFAEYRQEQLESDRFSLYKSQAKFVDPRTISLADGTELTADYFMIATGSVVSCPPVQGLSEVPYWTSDDVLDLNFLPEKVIVLGGGVVACELAQFLRRAGSEVIQIQRSPHILKESSPDAASVIEEQFRKEGIELYTDTQIDNVAYEEGVFWVKFKNKGSPTSAEAPYLLNALGRKPAIEGLNLEAANVEVMKSGHISCNPNQQTTNERIYACGDVAGPHEIVHVAILQGELAARHATGRAAEPVNYDTLLGVTFTDPQIGQVGLSEAQLKERGIDYISADFPFDDHGKSILMEAKTGYVKVMAERSSGQILGAECVGKDGGELVHAMAVAITLKATAADLLKVHWYHPTLSEIWTYPLEDIVDEMNQT, from the coding sequence ATGAAGAAGGAACATTTTGACTACATCGTAATCGGCGGCGGCAGCGGCGGATATGCCGCTGCCCGCACCGCCAGAGAGGTCTTTGACCGTGTCGCCATCGTTGACGGAGCTCAGGAGCTTGGCGGACTCTGCATCCTGAAAGGCTGCATGCCTTCGAAAACCTTAATTTACTCGACCGAAGTGCTTCATCTTGCCCAACAAGGCAGGAAATTCGGCCTGAACATCCCGGAGGCAAAGGCTGACATGCCGGTTCTGCATGAACGAAAGATCGCCACGATCGACGAGTTCGCCGAATACCGGCAGGAACAGCTCGAGAGTGACCGCTTCAGCCTCTACAAGAGTCAGGCGAAGTTCGTCGACCCCAGAACCATCTCGCTTGCGGACGGAACCGAGCTGACCGCCGACTATTTCATGATAGCTACCGGTTCAGTCGTATCCTGCCCACCGGTGCAGGGCCTCAGCGAGGTCCCTTACTGGACGAGTGATGACGTCCTCGATCTTAACTTTCTTCCCGAGAAAGTAATCGTACTCGGGGGCGGTGTCGTCGCGTGCGAATTGGCCCAGTTTCTACGCCGCGCCGGTTCCGAGGTCATCCAGATCCAGCGCAGCCCACATATTCTGAAGGAATCTTCCCCGGACGCAGCATCCGTCATCGAAGAGCAGTTCCGTAAAGAAGGCATCGAGCTCTATACCGACACACAGATCGATAACGTTGCCTACGAGGAGGGCGTCTTCTGGGTAAAGTTCAAGAACAAGGGCTCTCCCACCTCGGCTGAAGCCCCTTACTTGCTCAATGCGCTCGGCCGAAAGCCGGCAATCGAAGGGCTGAATCTGGAAGCTGCCAATGTCGAGGTGATGAAAAGCGGTCACATCAGTTGCAACCCGAACCAACAGACCACCAACGAGAGAATCTATGCCTGCGGCGATGTCGCCGGCCCCCACGAGATTGTTCATGTCGCGATCCTGCAGGGTGAGCTTGCCGCACGTCATGCCACCGGCCGGGCGGCCGAACCCGTCAACTATGATACCTTGCTTGGTGTTACCTTTACCGACCCTCAGATCGGTCAGGTCGGACTCAGCGAAGCTCAGCTTAAAGAGCGGGGCATCGACTACATCAGCGCCGACTTCCCCTTTGACGACCACGGCAAATCCATCCTGATGGAAGCCAAGACCGGCTACGTCAAAGTGATGGCCGAGCGATCCAGCGGACAAATCCTCGGCGCGGAGTGTGTCGGCAAGGATGGCGGCGAACTGGTTCACGCCATGGCGGTTGCCATCACTTTAAAAGCCACTGCCGCCGACCTGCTCAAAGTGCATTGGTACCACCCCACTCTTTCCGAAATTTGGACCTATCCACTGGAAGATATTGTCGACGAAATGAACCAAACGTAA
- a CDS encoding carbohydrate kinase family protein: protein MATSYSSLIKPIQEAIPKLGAFNVMLGFDGTVDVICKPVESREHSGEEFTAFGKMRDFGNRVVEADGKSAMIEIVKQREKIGGNGPIMARALAQSNVAVDYIGPLGQPTLHPVYEEFARRIKVHSIAQPAVTHALEFPNGKLMLASISSYEDVTADRLDAQIGKETMAALIEKSQLCCLLNWTCLPGMNSILRWHLETLLPTLGKSNERTFFFDLTDPSMRSGEDLLEVLDLIGQFETFGRVTLGMNLNEAQLVSRALGLPESGPEKKSLQQAQVAIREKLGIHTAMAHHTDFAACSTPEGSWAVDGPHTEFPVITTGAGDHLNAGFCLAQLLKFSPEDSLKLSVLFSGYYVRTALSPNLEDILEFIPDLESSSTK, encoded by the coding sequence ATGGCGACGAGTTACAGCAGTCTTATAAAACCAATCCAAGAGGCGATCCCTAAACTCGGGGCATTCAATGTCATGCTCGGCTTCGATGGGACAGTCGATGTCATCTGCAAACCCGTTGAATCCCGCGAGCACAGCGGCGAAGAGTTTACCGCTTTTGGCAAGATGCGTGATTTCGGAAATCGCGTGGTCGAAGCCGACGGTAAAAGCGCCATGATCGAGATAGTCAAACAGCGGGAAAAGATCGGTGGAAACGGGCCTATCATGGCCCGCGCACTCGCCCAGTCCAACGTCGCTGTCGATTATATTGGGCCGCTCGGTCAGCCAACCCTCCATCCGGTTTACGAGGAATTTGCCCGTCGAATCAAGGTCCACAGCATCGCGCAACCCGCGGTCACTCATGCGCTGGAATTTCCCAACGGGAAGCTCATGCTCGCTTCAATATCCAGCTATGAAGACGTGACTGCGGACAGGCTGGACGCACAGATCGGCAAGGAGACGATGGCGGCGCTGATTGAAAAGTCTCAACTTTGTTGCCTGCTCAACTGGACCTGCCTCCCGGGTATGAATTCCATCCTCCGCTGGCATCTGGAAACACTTTTGCCGACGCTCGGGAAAAGCAATGAACGAACTTTCTTCTTCGACCTGACAGACCCCTCAATGCGCTCCGGCGAGGACCTTCTCGAAGTGCTCGATCTCATCGGTCAATTCGAGACCTTCGGCCGGGTCACCCTCGGTATGAATTTAAACGAGGCGCAGCTCGTCTCCCGCGCACTCGGCCTACCCGAATCGGGGCCTGAAAAGAAATCACTGCAACAAGCACAGGTCGCGATCCGCGAAAAGCTCGGTATTCATACTGCGATGGCTCACCACACGGACTTTGCCGCATGCAGCACTCCGGAAGGCAGTTGGGCTGTCGATGGACCACACACCGAGTTCCCCGTCATCACTACCGGCGCAGGCGATCACTTGAATGCCGGCTTTTGCTTGGCACAGTTACTCAAGTTCAGTCCTGAAGATTCTCTCAAACTCAGCGTGCTCTTTTCCGGTTATTATGTCAGAACCGCACTATCCCCGAATCTGGAAGACATTCTAGAATTCATTCCGGATCTTGAGTCCTCTTCTACAAAGTAA
- a CDS encoding DJ-1 family glyoxalase III has product MKAIRTLIIIHPGFEEMEAIAPIDLLKRADIEVCLAGTSEEALVSGRGGITIQTTQPFAEVEENEVYDAVVVPGGPGIKALRNQPEICEFLKKHFENEKIVACICAAPLLLLDAGLLPRRYTAHHTTLSELPSPESNDCVWDGNILTSRGAGTATQFGLALIEKLRDKATRTEVAKSICWPE; this is encoded by the coding sequence ATGAAAGCTATCAGAACACTCATCATTATTCACCCGGGCTTCGAAGAGATGGAAGCCATTGCACCGATTGATCTATTAAAACGGGCCGATATTGAGGTCTGTCTGGCCGGCACGTCGGAAGAGGCACTTGTTTCCGGCCGGGGCGGCATCACGATCCAAACGACGCAGCCGTTTGCGGAGGTGGAGGAGAACGAAGTTTATGATGCTGTTGTTGTTCCCGGCGGCCCCGGAATCAAAGCACTTCGCAATCAGCCCGAAATTTGCGAGTTCCTCAAGAAGCACTTTGAAAATGAAAAGATTGTCGCCTGCATTTGCGCCGCCCCCCTCTTGCTGCTCGATGCCGGATTACTGCCCCGACGCTACACAGCCCATCACACCACGCTTTCCGAACTTCCGTCCCCCGAAAGCAATGACTGCGTATGGGACGGCAACATTCTAACTTCACGTGGCGCGGGCACCGCAACACAGTTCGGGCTCGCTCTGATTGAGAAACTGCGCGACAAAGCGACTCGAACGGAGGTGGCAAAATCAATCTGCTGGCCGGAATAG
- a CDS encoding alpha/beta hydrolase has translation MVVNIFILLVAAFSVIYTGLFIYAIYASDSMIFPIPASSYTDESDILKLKTADGESISAYFLEAPGSKDVLFYSHGNGEDIGDIRTLLQEFKKKGISALAYDYPGYGTSSGEPSEQGVYAAAEAAFRYLTDKRGYSPESITLYGRSLGSGPSCWLAERYRVAGLILDGAFSSTFRVITNIKLLPFDKFDNLAILPELDCPVLLIHGTDDNVVPFAHALRNENALNKPPETLWVEGADHNNHIELAGDHYWNVVQNFIRK, from the coding sequence ATGGTTGTTAATATATTCATCCTTTTGGTGGCCGCTTTTTCTGTGATCTACACAGGACTATTTATTTATGCAATTTACGCATCGGACTCGATGATCTTCCCCATCCCCGCGTCATCCTACACCGACGAAAGCGACATTTTGAAACTGAAGACCGCCGACGGAGAGAGCATATCAGCTTATTTCCTGGAAGCCCCCGGATCAAAAGACGTCCTCTTCTACAGTCATGGCAATGGCGAGGACATCGGGGATATCCGCACGTTACTCCAGGAGTTCAAAAAGAAAGGCATCTCCGCACTGGCTTATGATTATCCCGGCTATGGCACCAGCAGCGGGGAGCCAAGCGAACAAGGCGTCTATGCCGCAGCCGAGGCTGCCTTTCGCTACCTCACCGACAAGCGAGGCTATTCACCCGAATCAATCACACTTTACGGCCGCTCGCTTGGCAGCGGCCCTTCCTGTTGGCTGGCGGAGCGTTACCGAGTTGCCGGCCTTATTCTCGACGGCGCATTCAGTTCCACCTTTCGAGTCATCACGAACATCAAACTCCTCCCCTTTGATAAATTCGACAATCTGGCCATTCTGCCCGAACTGGACTGTCCGGTACTGCTGATTCACGGAACCGACGACAACGTGGTTCCATTTGCTCATGCCCTCAGAAATGAAAATGCTCTGAATAAGCCCCCCGAAACCCTGTGGGTGGAAGGAGCGGACCACAACAACCACATTGAACTGGCTGGAGATCATTACTGGAATGTCGTCCAAAACTTCATTCGGAAGTAA
- a CDS encoding O-antigen ligase family protein encodes MEQDTQLLPRDKLLRDTFTPAETSLFGLVLVTANVAFWLAEPRSYWLLGFFLIAAALTPVILKTHEHTHPFFVTLLWPKFWLCTAPVWLLLLQFSLGLLQDPLKTITVGDAEFIQFEMPGHVWLPISTTAETAWPTVFGFSAIYIVAIGLFLVPKSRAFFERLMPYLCLSAVLAGLVGYIQEAMNASKPFLTKGTGMEDFFGYFPYDGHWAAFAAIWTCACISMALLTTRYDDSPPFIESSGPWYLTGGTLLGVSAFLIESKWPAVILLLTYAVMMMFFGINFFSIRRDPHRKVISLFSSLVSFGIFAAAFTRMFQGNGESLVSESLKQGAWEMFRDRPIFGWGMDSYAHLLPYYGSDLLVNENYERAGNDVLQLLAEIGIIGFVFPIILVVCLIGRYLKGRHNIQLTNHFLTGLAAVIVLAFFDSPFMSPAVFYSFVTLLFIALRWADISRNRADEVDASRPQLVTPHSLRRVPFHPVQENDKLR; translated from the coding sequence ATGGAGCAAGACACTCAATTACTACCGCGCGACAAACTACTGCGGGATACCTTTACTCCGGCGGAGACGTCGCTGTTCGGTCTGGTGCTCGTCACGGCAAACGTCGCTTTCTGGTTGGCAGAGCCGCGCTCATACTGGCTTCTCGGTTTCTTTCTGATTGCAGCTGCATTGACTCCGGTAATCTTGAAAACACACGAGCATACGCATCCCTTTTTCGTTACTTTGCTCTGGCCGAAATTCTGGCTCTGCACCGCTCCGGTCTGGCTGTTACTCCTTCAGTTTTCACTGGGCTTGCTACAGGATCCTTTGAAAACAATCACCGTTGGTGACGCCGAGTTCATTCAATTTGAAATGCCTGGCCATGTTTGGCTCCCGATAAGCACCACGGCAGAAACAGCCTGGCCTACCGTCTTCGGTTTTTCCGCGATCTACATCGTCGCAATCGGACTTTTCCTGGTGCCAAAGTCACGGGCGTTCTTTGAAAGGCTAATGCCCTACCTATGCCTCAGTGCCGTGCTGGCAGGCTTGGTTGGCTACATCCAGGAGGCCATGAATGCGTCTAAGCCCTTCCTGACCAAAGGAACCGGCATGGAAGACTTTTTCGGTTATTTCCCCTATGACGGACACTGGGCCGCCTTTGCTGCAATATGGACCTGCGCCTGTATCAGCATGGCTCTTCTGACCACACGTTACGACGACAGCCCGCCTTTCATTGAATCGTCCGGACCCTGGTATTTGACCGGAGGCACTTTGCTCGGCGTGAGCGCTTTTCTCATAGAGTCCAAGTGGCCTGCAGTCATCCTGCTTCTCACCTATGCGGTCATGATGATGTTTTTTGGGATCAATTTTTTCTCGATACGCAGGGATCCGCATCGAAAAGTAATTTCACTCTTCAGCAGCCTTGTTTCGTTCGGCATATTTGCCGCCGCTTTCACCAGGATGTTCCAGGGCAATGGCGAATCCCTGGTCAGTGAAAGCTTGAAGCAAGGGGCATGGGAAATGTTTCGTGACCGTCCGATATTCGGTTGGGGCATGGATAGCTATGCGCACTTACTCCCCTATTACGGAAGCGATCTGCTGGTGAATGAAAATTACGAACGAGCGGGAAATGATGTGCTTCAGCTTCTGGCTGAAATCGGAATCATCGGATTCGTTTTTCCCATCATACTGGTGGTATGCCTGATCGGACGTTACCTGAAAGGTCGCCACAATATACAACTTACGAACCACTTTCTGACCGGACTTGCCGCGGTCATCGTATTGGCCTTTTTCGACAGTCCGTTCATGTCGCCCGCGGTCTTCTACAGCTTTGTCACCTTACTTTTCATTGCACTAAGATGGGCTGACATCAGTCGGAACCGGGCGGACGAAGTCGATGCGTCCCGACCGCAACTGGTTACCCCGCACAGTTTACGAAGGGTGCCGTTTCACCCTGTTCAGGAGAACGACAAACTCAGATAA
- a CDS encoding sugar isomerase domain-containing protein: MKPAEQYLTKSREILDKVAAQQSRIEQVADQFAKTILAGKMVHVFGSGHSRMMTEEMWPRYGSFPGFNPIVELSLSFHNLVIGANGQRQAMFLENVSGLADRILRNYDLTEEDSALVISSSGCNVVPIEMAEVFQKRGVKVVGLISRDHSEPSSSKREDGKKLQDFSDIVLDTGAPLGDAMVNIEGLDTPVAPGSTVGGCLIINSIKAEVAQRLTDAGHPPKVLSSAAIVGSERAVELFESAYDEHAHRIAKYYEQVGKA, from the coding sequence ATGAAACCAGCCGAACAATACTTAACAAAATCCCGGGAGATTCTCGACAAGGTCGCTGCTCAACAATCGAGGATCGAACAGGTTGCCGATCAATTCGCCAAAACGATTCTGGCCGGAAAGATGGTGCATGTATTTGGCTCCGGACACAGCCGTATGATGACTGAAGAGATGTGGCCTCGTTACGGCTCCTTTCCCGGATTCAATCCGATCGTCGAACTCTCACTTTCCTTTCACAATCTGGTCATCGGTGCGAATGGCCAGCGACAGGCCATGTTTCTGGAAAACGTGTCCGGTCTCGCCGACCGCATCCTGCGGAATTACGACCTGACCGAAGAAGACTCCGCGCTCGTGATTTCATCGAGCGGCTGCAATGTCGTCCCGATCGAGATGGCGGAAGTCTTTCAGAAGCGCGGGGTCAAAGTTGTCGGTCTCATCAGCAGGGACCACTCGGAACCCAGCAGCAGCAAGCGAGAGGACGGGAAGAAGCTGCAGGACTTTTCGGATATCGTTCTGGATACAGGAGCACCTCTGGGCGACGCCATGGTAAATATCGAAGGACTCGATACTCCCGTAGCCCCCGGTTCGACCGTAGGCGGCTGCCTGATCATCAACTCAATTAAAGCGGAAGTTGCACAACGACTGACCGATGCCGGACACCCCCCAAAAGTCCTTAGCTCCGCGGCCATCGTCGGCTCCGAGCGTGCCGTCGAATTGTTCGAAAGTGCCTACGACGAGCATGCCCATCGAATCGCCAAATATTACGAACAAGTGGGTAAGGCCTAG